The sequence TCAATTTCCCGTTTTTGTGGCGTTCAGGAGTCCTCCTGCCAGGAGGATCTTTTTTTCACGGTCAGTCAGAACAACCGATACTTTGACAGTTTTTCCGTCCGAAGTTTCAAGAGTCAACATACCGTTTCCTGAGAGAGCCTCTCTGACACCTTTTATCTGGACACTCTGTCCCTTTTCAAGAAGCCCGTAATCATCAGGATTGATAAAGATGGCGGGAATGATGCCGAAATTGATCAAGTTTGCTCTGTGAATACGCTCAATCGATTTTGCCAGAACCATCTTTACACCAAGATACATCGGGCAAATTGCAGCGTGCTCACGGGATGATCCCTGACCATAGGACTCACCTGCTACTATCAGATTGTGGATGCCCTTTTTCTTGTTCTCAAGAGCAGTCCCGGAAAACTCAGGATCTTCCCTCTCAAATACGAATTCTGAATATTTTGGTATATTTGAGCGGTATTTCAATCTGCTTCCGGCAGGCATTATATGATCTGTAGTGATCTTATCCCCTACCTTGATTGTCACTGTTCCCCGTATGGATTCCGGGCAGGGATCGCTTGCAGGCGGCGCGCCTATATTGGGACCACGGAAAATCTCCACCTTCGACGGGTCATCAGACGGATTGAGCACCATACTGTCATCAGTATCGAAATATTCCGGCTCAGGAATGTCGGGATATTGATCATCTGTAAATACACTTCTGGGATCGGTAAGCTTGCTTGTAAGGGCAGCAGCTACAGCGGATTCGGGTGATGTCAAGTACACATCAGCACTCGGTGTACCGCTGCGGCCGTAAAAATTGCGGTTTGAGGTGCGTACCGACACACCACCTGTCCTGGGTGCCATGGAGTTTCCGATACAGAAGCCGCACGCACTCTCAAGGATCCTCGCTCCTGAGGAGATAATATCGGCCAGCGCACCATTGCGGGCAAGCATCTGAAGCACCTGACGCGAACCGCACGCAAGCCCCATTGTCAATCCGTCAACGACTTTCTTTCCTTTCAGCAATGATGCTACAAGCATTATGTCACGATAAGAGGAATTGGTGCATGAACCTACAAGCACCTGGTCCACTGCTATACCGTCAAGGTCAGCGAGACGCTTGATATTTCCCGGAGAATGTGGACAGGCGGCCAATGGTTCCAGCTCTGAAAGAT is a genomic window of Fibrobacter sp. containing:
- a CDS encoding aconitate hydratase; protein product: MGKNVVQKILDAHIIEGKAEAGQEAGIRIDQTLTQDATGTMAYLQFEALGFDKVKTELSVSYVDHNTIQDGFENADDHKYLETVAAKFGIRFSKPGNGICHQVHLERFGCPGKTLLGSDSHTPTGGGLGMIAIGAGGLDVAVAMGGGPFYLTYPRVVKVELTGKLRPWVAAKDIILKVLEILTTKGNVGTIIEYGGPAVATLSVPQRSTITNMGAELGVTTSVFPSDEVTRKFLRAQGREECFVPLSADTDATYDKVISINLSELEPLAACPHSPGNIKRLADLDGIAVDQVLVGSCTNSSYRDIMLVASLLKGKKVVDGLTMGLACGSRQVLQMLARNGALADIISSGARILESACGFCIGNSMAPRTGGVSVRTSNRNFYGRSGTPSADVYLTSPESAVAAALTSKLTDPRSVFTDDQYPDIPEPEYFDTDDSMVLNPSDDPSKVEIFRGPNIGAPPASDPCPESIRGTVTIKVGDKITTDHIMPAGSRLKYRSNIPKYSEFVFEREDPEFSGTALENKKKGIHNLIVAGESYGQGSSREHAAICPMYLGVKMVLAKSIERIHRANLINFGIIPAIFINPDDYGLLEKGQSVQIKGVREALSGNGMLTLETSDGKTVKVSVVLTDREKKILLAGGLLNATKTGN